In the genome of Carassius gibelio isolate Cgi1373 ecotype wild population from Czech Republic chromosome A25, carGib1.2-hapl.c, whole genome shotgun sequence, the window GTTGTACTGGAAAAAACGGTTTACAGAACAGCCTATCACAGACTTCTGCAGTGTTATCAAGACCAACTCTGAAGGTCCTGTAGGTAAGATGCATTTGAGATGAACAatcttgtgtttttattttatagtgttaGTTAATTGCCATGGAATGAAATGCACAAAATCTTTATCCACTCCTTAAAATAGTGATTTAGTTCTGTCCCACTGTAgtcaacatttaaaatgttacgaTGTAAAAATCACTGTGGTTGATAATCTACCAATGTAGGTGTTTTTATAGATTCAGTGTCATAATTCAAGGTTGTTAATGTTCACTATAAAGGTATGAAAAATAATTGTCATTAATTGAAAAGaagctgaaattaaaataaaagatcacaTTGGATGAAAAACAACATAATTATAAAATTTGTCATTTTGGCTGAGCAACTTAGTGAAATGAAATAAGTTGTAGTTGCCATtgcaaaactaaaattaataaaactataactcaaaaaataataataataaataaataaaagctaattaaaaatataaataaattctatGATACCATAtagataaaactaaaataatactggTCTGGGGAATACCACTTTAACTTTTCTGATTTAAATGTGAAGTCTAAATCTATGAAGGCCTGTTTAGATGGTGTCCTTTTAGACTCTAATTACTAATGTAATTGTGTGGTTTTAGAACAACAAGAGCACTACTTCCTATTGTGTGATGCTCTGCCAGAGGACAGGATCCTAAGAGAGCAGCTACAACAGAGACGACTGGTGAGTGTCAATAAAAAGACTGCTCTGGGATCAGCTCCCATCCTGTGTAACATCAGGTTATGAGTATTCAAAACTGATCCAAGAGCAGCTAAAACTACAATTATGAGGAACACCATCTTAAGAGAAGGCTTtgcttattttctatttttaaacagtattttattttttttgtaagattgtaaataataataaaaaaagttattattattgtaaaacaaggaCTTTTTGAATGAACTAAAGATTATTGGATAgtgaaaattgtattaaaaaatattgatgtaatgatattagtatatattttcatatttaatggaAATGGTTTTCAACAGATATTTTGGTTAATACTTATTATTTCACGATTAATCACTTTTTTCTTCCAGTTGTGTCACGTCAGACAGGAAATGTCATTTTATAGATTAAACAAATGTTATTGAGAGTTGAAAGATTATTGAAGCTAACTCATCTTGTTGTTTTGAATAATATGAGCTTGAATATCACTTTGAATATTTAAGTATAAAGCATTTAGATTCTTTTAGTTGTTTATAATGGTGTAACAAATATAACAGTTGCTgtgtaactgtaaaaaaaaaaaaaaaaaaaaaaacatttgggttGCCAGAAATTCCACAATGGTTACTAACCCGAAGGTACTGACTAAACAATTAACACAGTGTTCAATGAGAAGCCCAAACCCTACTCAGATTGTTTTCGCAGATATATTACGAGTCAACATTATCATCTCAAACACATTTGATCACGGGCAAAAATCAGCGATTATGGTTGCTAGGCAGCCAGCGTTCTCTGCACCTCTGTTTAACAGTGCAGCTGTGACCTTTCTCAGTCACTCGGTGACACGCTGCACGTCGATGAAACTCAAGCTGAGAGGATTAGCACTGTTTATTAGACACAAATCATTTGCAGATTGCGTTTGGGATAATTATCGATGATTATGGCAATCGAACAGCGGGTTTCCAGAAACGCAGAATGATAAAAACACGCCACAGTGAGATTCATACccattatattttgtttatagaCTCACAACAATTATGTAACCACATTTATGTACTATAGTAATGTCTTACAGTGCTAGATAAGTCTGTAATGAAGTTTGATATGTGTCTTGATAGGAGGAAGTTCTGGATCAGCAGCAGAAAGAGAGGGACGATACAACGTTTCATCGGGCATGTATGTTCTGCAGTGAGGAGTTTACTGGAAACAGGTAACCAACAACTGTCCCACCTCTGATGGATTTCTAATTCTAGAATCAgcacatttcatttcaaatcatatcCTGATGTGAAATTGTTCACATTTGAGTTTTGATATCTTATACATAAGCTCTGCCACAGACCCAATCTctgaattatttgttatttaaaaagtatttatatattatttgttatataaaatgtaatttattatgtataatttaatattatgtaGAGTatctaatattatataaataaatacaatatttttacatttaaaaaatgcttattcattttaattttgtatgtataatttattatatatataatcttgatatataaaacatttcatataatttactaatttataataaatttgaCATGAAACATCTGGAAGGCCATGCAGCTTTTTTTCTTAAGGGTATCGATTTCAAAGTCTAAATCATACCAAACTgaagactcatgaatattaattagctcATTTGTCTGAAGGCCAGGGCAGCATACCTTGTAGTGTCAGAGTAAACTCATTCATATTCATGAATAAAGTTTTCACTGTATAGTGACATCACAAGCCAGTCATCTTCGGCCCTCCACTCTTGTTGCTTAAATAGATATAAGTgactgtttttgcttttttattttattaaatatattttttgtaacacaCAGTAGCAAACAGCACTGCATATTTATCTGAAGTGCTTCATTTGTGCTCTGTGGTTTGACTGCAGGTCTTCACTGCTGAATCACATGGCTAAAGAACACTCTTTCAGCATCGGCCTGCCTGACAACATCGTCTACTGCAACGAGTTCCTGCACACTCTGGAGGGGAAACTGGAGAAGTGAGAACTtagcgtctgtctgtctgtctgtctgtctgtcttcctgtctgtctgtctgtctgtctttctgtctgttatataatagattatatatttactattatgtaatacattttgcagtaatacacacatatatagatagatagatagatagatagatagatagatagatagatagatagatagatagatagatagatagatagatagatagatagatagatagatagatagatagatagattttaatCATCAAACCATTAttacaaattgaaaaaataaaacggaGAAGGTATGAACTTTGGAGATCGCAGTCATTGCATCAATCCCAAATCACCAGAAAAGGTTAGTTTTTGGGTTTGTGACAAAATAATAGAAGATCCAAAAATAATGTTGTAGTAAATATGGAATTGTGCAGTGGTACAATCATTGAATCCactaactgaaaatgtaatttatttttgtttgttttgtttattcattcaattCATTCCATTTTCCCACATAATATTTTCCCACATTCAAAAATGATGTTTTCACTGACtaatactgttattatttttatatagcaTGCAGTGTCTGTACTGTGAGAAAACATTCAGGGACAAAACCACCTTGAAAGATCACATGAGAAAAAAGCAGCATCGCCGAATAAACGCCCGAAACCAAGGCTACGATCGCTTCTATGTCATCAACTACCTGGTAAATCATGTGTTGGTCTGTACGCGTCTCAtctgaataattaaaaacaaGATTCCCCCCAGTTTGCACTGCTGTGCTGTTGTAATGTTGCAGGAGTTGGGGAAGACTTGGGAAGAGGTGCAGTCTGAAGATGACCGGGAGCTCtttgaagatgaagatgagtaaGGCCTTCGTCTTTTTACTCTgaagatcatatatatatattttgagtttTTCCTCTTTTCTGATATTCTGCACTCTCTACAGCGATTGGTCGGATTGGCAGGCTCATCCCGTGTGTGCTGTGTGTCTGTTTTGTGAGCAGCAAGCGGAAACAATGGAGAAAATTTACACACACATGGAGGTAATATATGATGTCGCTGTAagattatatttgaatattttctatGCATTTTTACATCACTATCAATAATAACCAAAATTTTGTACCTCCAGGAAACTCATGAATTTGACCTGCACAAATTAAAAACAGACTTGAGTGAGTATGATTGcagaaatgttgccttgttttTGAGAAGAGCCCTTGACCACACAGAGGGTCTATAATGACATTTGTGGTCGTTTGTCCAGACCTCAAGTTTTACCAGCAGGTGAAACTAGTGAATTACATCCGGCGTGAGCTTCACCAGTGCCGATGCTACTGCTGTCAGGAGAAGTTTGGAACCAAAGAGGAACTAGTGCAACACCTGGTTAACACGGGTCATGTGATGCAGCTGCCTGAGATCTCACACTGGGACCAACCCCAGTATGACTCTttcacatcactttttttttttttttttattcagtcgaGTTTTAATCTGGAcaattagaaaatatattatttattatcttatttatttgtatttttatattattcattttattatgatttttgtgTTAAATTTTAGACTCAATAAAGACTATAAATGTAAATGAGCCATTGCAAATATctgtaatttaaacatttatacagGCTTTGGACATCAGAATGAACACTGACTCTTATactgtaaacaaacaaaacaaaatagcttttaatat includes:
- the LOC127947101 gene encoding zinc finger protein 277, whose protein sequence is MAAQMRNTNLTAKQDCILEPLCFPEHLCGSASLSSSSDGCRVTCSLCSDSFPALEKDQLLKHMVLDHKLVIADVKLIADFPRYMLYWKKRFTEQPITDFCSVIKTNSEGPVEQQEHYFLLCDALPEDRILREQLQQRRLEEVLDQQQKERDDTTFHRACMFCSEEFTGNRSSLLNHMAKEHSFSIGLPDNIVYCNEFLHTLEGKLENMQCLYCEKTFRDKTTLKDHMRKKQHRRINARNQGYDRFYVINYLELGKTWEEVQSEDDRELFEDEDDDWSDWQAHPVCAVCLFCEQQAETMEKIYTHMEETHEFDLHKLKTDLNLKFYQQVKLVNYIRRELHQCRCYCCQEKFGTKEELVQHLVNTGHVMQLPEISHWDQPQYYFPTYENDALLTALSDSESESEGPNPSSEVPVIAEDISNLKVIKQTSVLNKLLKDRGGSN